A genomic stretch from Setaria viridis chromosome 1, Setaria_viridis_v4.0, whole genome shotgun sequence includes:
- the LOC117865355 gene encoding uncharacterized protein codes for MAEPCNVPSHDESCDERGGDYSESASFSGASSESLCSSASNLSDDATSSPPLHPSEPSSASSSMLQLDTEDPLYELSTLLAQLPIRKGLSKYYQGKSQSFTSISDATCVQDLAKKISYSKRMKTCKSYSAGLDMNQRSNNLPRASKKVIAKRPSNASVAKVMSRTSNTSHSYSRSKPSAHQNKRYTNAY; via the exons ATGGCAGAGCCTTGCAATGTACCATCTCACGATGAGAGCTGCGATGAACGAGGTGGGGATTACTCTGAGTCTGCTTCCTTCTCGGGTGCATCTAGCGAGTCCTTGTGCTCATCAGCTTCAAATCTGTCTGATGACGCAACATCATCCCCACCTCTTCATCCCTCCGAACCGTCATCAGCATCTTCGAGCATGTTGCAGCTGGATACCGAGGATCCACTGTACGAGTTGTCCACTCTGCTAGCCCAGCTTCCAATCAG GAAAGGGCTGTCCAAATACTACCAAGGAAAGTCCCAATCATTCACATCAATATCTGATGCTACATGTGTTCAAGACCTTGCAAAGAAAATTTCATACAGTAAGAGGATGAAGACGTGTAAAAGCTATTCAGCAGGATTAGACATGAACCAACGGTCAAACAACTTACCAAGAGCGTCCAAAAAGGTGATAGCTAAGAGGCCCTCGAATGCTTCAGTTGCTAAAGTAATGTCAAGAACTAGCAACACCAGCCACTCGTACAGCAGGTCTAAACCATCTGCACACCAGAACAAGAGATACACGAATGCATATTGA
- the LOC117865334 gene encoding endoribonuclease YBEY, chloroplastic isoform X1 gives MARRHHLLSRALASHHLLPSPATSSLRPTPRRPLPLHSPPPFSPPHGPALLPFVAAASRQYAASSFRRRRSSPPPMLLRRRRARRPTRKGPGELIVQIGIEEDLPDDPETMSIAEALQTDVGKAAKVAFDDLEGLEYKTRDPSISTLNKYDSVEVSLLLCDDIFIRRLNKEWRDEDCATDVLSMSQHIPGLDIPILQLGDIVISVETARRQAEERGHTLLDEIRILMVHGLLHLLGFDHELSEEAEVEMEREEEHVLNTLEWKGKGLIKSAYDTATNMEHLQNSVEANNNIEKLRVREETRTKLSHIICDIDGTLVDYDGRLHEESIESLREAIVTGVNVIMVTGKSRASIIRTLKLLDFHDKGDFVSETSPGVFLQGSLVYGRHGQEVYKAELDVDICKEAFLYSLKHKIPVVAYCKEQCLTLFEHPFVNLLHTVHHENKVKVMHSIEDLLEYSSIQKLLLFDSAEEDSSVLRQHCSELTEGKARVLKMQPNMIDIVPLSASKGGGIRILLDHLGITEDCDLDAIGDHARWLSN, from the exons ATGGCGCGCCGCCATCACCTCCTCTCCCGCGCACTCGCATCGCACCACCTTCTCCCTTCCCCGGCTACCTCCAGCCTCCGCCCCACTCCGCGGCGGCCTCTCCCCCTCCACTCTCCGCCGCCCTTTTCTCCTCCCCATGGTCCTGCGCTTCTCcccttcgtcgccgccgcttcGCGGCAATACGCCGCGTCGAGCTTCAGACGAaggcgctcgtcgccgccgccgatgttgctgaggcggaggagggcgaggaggccGACGCGGAAGGGCCCCGGCGAGCTCATTGTGCAAATTGGCATCGAAGAGGACCTCCCCGACGACCCTGAAACTATG AGCATTGCAGAAGCACTCCAAACTGATGTTGGGAAGGCGGCGAAGGTAGCCTTTGACGACCTTGAAGGCTTAGAGTACAAGACCAGAGATCCTTCTATAAGCACCTTGAACAAGTATGATAGCGTCGAGGTCTCTCTGCTGCTTTGTGATGATATCTTCATCAGGAGGCTGAACAAGGAATGGAGGGATGAGGATTGCGCTACTGATGTTCTGTCGATGTCGCAGCATATCCCAGGGCTTGATATTCCCATT CTGCAGTTGGGTGACATAGTAATTTCTGTTGAAACAGCACGGCGGCAAGCAGAAGAAAGAGGCCACACACTTCTTGATGAGATAAGAATTCTCATG GTGCATGGATTGTTGCATTTATTGGGCTTTGATCATGAACTCAGTGAAGAGGCTGAAGTCGAGATGGAGAGGGAAGAAGAACATGTATTAAATACTCTTGAGTGGAAAGGAAAGGGATTAATTAAGAGTGCATATGACACTGCTACCAATATGGAACATTTACAAAATTCTGTTG AGGCCAATAACAATATAGAGAAACTGCGCGTAAGAGAGGAAACTCGGACCAAATTAAGCCATATAATTTGTGATATAGATG GTACTCTTGTGGATTATGACGGGCGCCTGCATGAAGAATCAATAGAATCATTGAGAGAGGCAATTGTAACAGGAGTAAATGTTATTATGGTTACTGGAAAG AGCCGGGCTTCCATCATTAGAACCTTGAAGCTTCTTGATTTCCATGATAAAGGTGATTTTGTATCAGAGACATCACCTGGTGTATTTTTACAG GGTTCACTTGTCTATGGAAGGCATGGCCAAGAAGTTTATAAAGCAGAATTGGATGTAGATATCTGCAAGGAG GCATTTCTGTACTCCTTAAAGCATAAAATTCCTGTTGTTGCGTACTGCAAGGAACAATGTTTGACCTTGTTTGAACATCCATTTGTTAACTTGCTGCACACTGTGCATCATGAGAACAAG GTAAAAGTGATGCATTCTATTGAGGACCTTCTGGAATATTCATCTATTCAG AAGTTGCTACTCTTTGACAGTGCTGAAGAGGATTCATCAGTCCTGAGGCAGCATTGTTCAGAACTGACTGAAGGGAAAGCACGTGTTCTCAAAATGCAGCCAAATATGATTGATATTGTCCCACTCAGTGCTTCAAAGGGTGGTGGTATAAGAATTTTACTTGATCATCTTGGAATAACAGAAGAT TGTGATCTTGATGCTATTGGAGACCATGCAAGATGGCTGAGCAATTAG
- the LOC117865334 gene encoding endoribonuclease YBEY, chloroplastic isoform X2: protein MARRHHLLSRALASHHLLPSPATSSLRPTPRRPLPLHSPPPFSPPHGPALLPFVAAASRQYAASSFRRRRSSPPPMLLRRRRARRPTRKGPGELIVQIGIEEDLPDDPETMSIAEALQTDVGKAAKVAFDDLEGLEYKTRDPSISTLNKYDSVEVSLLLCDDIFIRRLNKEWRDEDCATDVLSMSQHIPGLDIPILQLGDIVISVETARRQAEERGHTLLDEIRILMVHGLLHLLGFDHELSEEAEVEMEREEEHVLNTLEWKGKGLIKSAYDTATNMEHLQNSVEANNNIEKLRVREETRTKLSHIICDIDGTLVDYDGRLHEESIESLREAIVTGVNVIMVTGKSRASIIRTLKLLDFHDKGDFVSETSPGVFLQAFLYSLKHKIPVVAYCKEQCLTLFEHPFVNLLHTVHHENKVKVMHSIEDLLEYSSIQKLLLFDSAEEDSSVLRQHCSELTEGKARVLKMQPNMIDIVPLSASKGGGIRILLDHLGITEDCDLDAIGDHARWLSN, encoded by the exons ATGGCGCGCCGCCATCACCTCCTCTCCCGCGCACTCGCATCGCACCACCTTCTCCCTTCCCCGGCTACCTCCAGCCTCCGCCCCACTCCGCGGCGGCCTCTCCCCCTCCACTCTCCGCCGCCCTTTTCTCCTCCCCATGGTCCTGCGCTTCTCcccttcgtcgccgccgcttcGCGGCAATACGCCGCGTCGAGCTTCAGACGAaggcgctcgtcgccgccgccgatgttgctgaggcggaggagggcgaggaggccGACGCGGAAGGGCCCCGGCGAGCTCATTGTGCAAATTGGCATCGAAGAGGACCTCCCCGACGACCCTGAAACTATG AGCATTGCAGAAGCACTCCAAACTGATGTTGGGAAGGCGGCGAAGGTAGCCTTTGACGACCTTGAAGGCTTAGAGTACAAGACCAGAGATCCTTCTATAAGCACCTTGAACAAGTATGATAGCGTCGAGGTCTCTCTGCTGCTTTGTGATGATATCTTCATCAGGAGGCTGAACAAGGAATGGAGGGATGAGGATTGCGCTACTGATGTTCTGTCGATGTCGCAGCATATCCCAGGGCTTGATATTCCCATT CTGCAGTTGGGTGACATAGTAATTTCTGTTGAAACAGCACGGCGGCAAGCAGAAGAAAGAGGCCACACACTTCTTGATGAGATAAGAATTCTCATG GTGCATGGATTGTTGCATTTATTGGGCTTTGATCATGAACTCAGTGAAGAGGCTGAAGTCGAGATGGAGAGGGAAGAAGAACATGTATTAAATACTCTTGAGTGGAAAGGAAAGGGATTAATTAAGAGTGCATATGACACTGCTACCAATATGGAACATTTACAAAATTCTGTTG AGGCCAATAACAATATAGAGAAACTGCGCGTAAGAGAGGAAACTCGGACCAAATTAAGCCATATAATTTGTGATATAGATG GTACTCTTGTGGATTATGACGGGCGCCTGCATGAAGAATCAATAGAATCATTGAGAGAGGCAATTGTAACAGGAGTAAATGTTATTATGGTTACTGGAAAG AGCCGGGCTTCCATCATTAGAACCTTGAAGCTTCTTGATTTCCATGATAAAGGTGATTTTGTATCAGAGACATCACCTGGTGTATTTTTACAG GCATTTCTGTACTCCTTAAAGCATAAAATTCCTGTTGTTGCGTACTGCAAGGAACAATGTTTGACCTTGTTTGAACATCCATTTGTTAACTTGCTGCACACTGTGCATCATGAGAACAAG GTAAAAGTGATGCATTCTATTGAGGACCTTCTGGAATATTCATCTATTCAG AAGTTGCTACTCTTTGACAGTGCTGAAGAGGATTCATCAGTCCTGAGGCAGCATTGTTCAGAACTGACTGAAGGGAAAGCACGTGTTCTCAAAATGCAGCCAAATATGATTGATATTGTCCCACTCAGTGCTTCAAAGGGTGGTGGTATAAGAATTTTACTTGATCATCTTGGAATAACAGAAGAT TGTGATCTTGATGCTATTGGAGACCATGCAAGATGGCTGAGCAATTAG
- the LOC117865309 gene encoding pentatricopeptide repeat-containing protein At1g51965, mitochondrial, which yields MPRRLATTYSGRIAAATPSPSGPSLTVTVSPKPPPAAVDPRGFSLPRRHLICAVARILRSPASPSPLLDLADYLGSHRLTLTTDEASEVIKALAPDTALALGFFRFAATSLPGFRHDAFSYNRILALLHRTRADPAEAVLLVAEMERDGVPGNISTVNLLVGMGVEVGRCLELAKKWGLRLNGYTYKVVVQAHLRSREVWKGFEMYEKMRRKGYKLDIFAYNMLLDALAKAAMVDQAYQVFEDMKQNNCEPDAYTYTILIRMSGKAGKTTKFLSLLEEMVSKGCVLNLIAYNTVMEALGKNKMVDKVIFMLSKMIESGCQPSEFTYRVILDSLATGGQLHRLNEVLDICSGHLNRSIYSYLVKSLCKSGHASEAHNVFCRMWSSHEKGERDAFVSMLEALCNAEKTAEAIDLLHMMPEKGIATDVGMYNMVFSALGKLKQVSFISNLYVKMKTNGVVPDVFTYNIMISSFGRVGLVDKARELFEEMEASSCKPDVITYNSFINCLGKNGDPDEAHMLFKEMQEKGYDPDVFTYSILIECFGKSNKVDMACSLFDEMIAEGCVPNIVTYNILLDCLERRGKTAEAHKIYETLKQQGLTPDSITYSILERLEARSQQRARIRKPSRITGWVVSPV from the exons ATGCCCCGCCGCCTCGCGACGACCTACTCcggccgcatcgccgccgcgacgccgtcCCCCTCGGGCCCCTCCCTCACCGTCACCGTCTCCCCGaagccgccccccgccgcggtCGACCCGCGCGGCTTctcgctcccgcgccgccacctcatCTGCGCCGTCGCGCGCATCCTCCGCTCCCCGGCCTCCCCCTCCCCGCTCCTCGACCTCGCCGACTACCTCGGCTCCCACCGGCTCACCCTCACCACCGACGAGGCCTCCGAGGTCATCAAGGCGCTCGCCCCCGACACCGCCCTCGCGCTCGGCTTCTTCCgcttcgccgccacctccctcccggGCTTTCGGCACGATGCCTTCTCCTACAACCGCATCCTGGCCCTCCTCCACCGCACCCGCGCCGACCCCGCCGAGGCCGTGCTGCTCGTCGCGGAGATGGAGCGGGACGGCGTTCCCGGCAACATCTCCACCGTGAATTTGCTGGTGGGGATGGGCGTGGAGGTGGGGAGGTGCCTGGAGCTGGCGAAGAAGTGGGGGCTGAGGCTGAACGGGTACACTTACAAGGTTGTTGTGCAGGCGCACCTGAGGAGCAGGGAGGTGTGGAAGGGGTTCGAGATGTATGAGAAGATGCGGAGGAAGGGCTACAAGCTGGACATCTTTGCATATAACATGCTGCTTGATGCGCTTGCCAAGGCTGCAATG GTTGACCAAGCTTACCAAGTCTTCGAAGATATGAAACAAAACAATTGTGAGCCGGATGCATACACATACACTATACTAATTAGAATGTCTGGAAAGGCTGGGAAGACCACTAAATTTCTCTCACTTTTGGAGGAAATGGTGTCCAAAGGATGTGTTCTTAACCTGATTGCTTATAATACTGTTATGGAGGCTCTTGGTAAGAACAAGATGGTTGACAAGGTGATTTTTATGCTTTCTAAAATGATTGAGAGTGGCTGCCAGCCTAGTGAATTCACATATAGGGTTATCCTGGATTCTTTAGCAACAGGAGGACAACTACACCGGCTGAATGAGGTTCTAGATATCTGTAGTGGACATCTGAACAGGTCGATTTATTCTTATTTGGTCAAGTCACTCTGCAAATCTGGGCATGCAAGTGAGGCTCATAATGTATTCTGTCGAATGTGGAGTTCCCATGAAAAAGGAGAACGGGATGCTTTTGTATCAATGCTTGAGGCATTATGCAATGCAGAAAAAACAGCAGAGGCTATTGATCTACTACATATGATGCCTGAAAAGGGGATTGCTACAGATGTTGGAATGTACAATATGGTCTTTTCTGCTCTTGGGAAGCTGAAGCAGGTGTCTTTCATAAGCAATCTCTATGTTAAGATGAAAACCAATGGGGTTGTTCCTGATGTTTTCACATACAATATCATGATCTCAAGTTTTGGTAGGGTTGGCTTAGTTGATAAGGCGCGTGAACTTTTTGAAGAAATGGAGGCTAGCAGTTGTAAGCCTGATGTCATTACCTACAATTCTTTTATAAACTGCCTTGGGAAAAATGGAGATCCGGATGAAGCCCACATGCTTTTCAAAGAGATGCAAGAGAAAGGATATGATCCTGATGTCTTTACTTACAGCATATTAATTGAGTGCTTCGGGAAATCCAATAAGGTTGATATGGCGTGCAGCTTATTTGATGAGATGATTGCAGAGGGATGTGTTCCTAATATTGTAACCTATAACATTTTACTAGACTGTTTGGAGAGACGTGGGAAGACAGCAGAAGCTCATAAAATTTATGAAACTCTCAAGCAACAGGGGTTGACTCCTGACTCGATAACTTACTCAATACTTGAGCGATTGGAAGCTAGATCTCAACAAAGAGCAAGAATACGTAAGCCAAGTCGGATTACAGGTTGGGTTGTAAGTCCAGTGTGA